A genomic region of Glycine max cultivar Williams 82 chromosome 15, Glycine_max_v4.0, whole genome shotgun sequence contains the following coding sequences:
- the LOC102663900 gene encoding spermidine hydroxycinnamoyl transferase, translating to MVTIVASYNVTPNQPTPKDPLWLSDSDLIGNLGHISVIYIYKAKHNTDTIERLRNSLSKILVYFYPVAGRLNLTKSGRIEVDCNAKGVRLLEAETTKTFGDYGDFSPSESTEELVPKVDNTQPREEIPLLLLQLTRFLGGDEGLAIGVTFAHPLIDATGLIHFINSWAKLARGEALEPNEMPFLNRTILKFQHQPSSSQVLGSSETEFDPHKHDLEKPIAQTPLGVERKKVSASILKLTSSHLERLKKKANDQPSKEGSRPYTRFEVVAAHIWRCASKARESGENHPTLVTFSVNFRNRLNPPLPQNYFGNALAKVVTPECYEGDIISNPLGFAAQKIREAAQMVTDESIRSQLHASLGQGQLNHIRAFFTGHAHSINIPFDVNHSIFLTSWMNMPVYESDFGWEKPLHFGIVSRAQVDRATILPSPDGDGVVITIFFQTALMELFLKFFFEDMDNMEI from the coding sequence ATGGTAACCATTGTGGCTTCTTACAATGTCACTCCAAATCAACCAACTCCCAAGGATCCTTTATGGCTATCCGATAGTGACCTAATCGGCAACCTAGGTCACATATCCGTCATCTATATTTACAAAGCTAAACACAACACCGACACCATTGAGAGGTTGAGGAATTCGCTTAGCAAGATTTTGGTCTACTTCTATCCCGTAGCTGGCAGGTTGAACTTGACAAAAAGTGGTCGAATAGAAGTGGATTGTAATGCAAAAGGGGTGAGATTGCTTGAAGCTGAAACCACAAAAACATTTGGTGATTATGGAGATTTTTCACCCTCCGAGTCCACCGAGGAACTTGTTCCAAAAGTTGATAATACTCAACCCAGAGAGGAAATTCCCCTGCTGCTACTTCAATTAACAAGGTTCCTTGGTGGTGATGAAGGCCTTGCCATTGGAGTTACTTTCGCTCATCCTTTGATTGATGCCACCGGCCTCATTCACTTCATCAATAGTTGGGCAAAGCTGGCTCGAGGAGAAGCACTAGAGCCTAATGAAATGCCTTTTCTCAATCGAACAATACTCAAATTCCAACACCAGCCATCATCCTCACAAGTCCTTGGTTCGAGTGAAACCGAGTTCGATCCACATAAGCATGATCTCGAGAAGCCTATAGCACAAACACCGTTGGGAGTAGAGCGAAAGAAGGTAAGTGCTTCAATCTTGAAACTCACATCAAGCCACCTGGAGAGGCTAAAGAAGAAGGCTAATGATCAACCTTCAAAAGAAGGGTCAAGACCTTATACCAGATTTGAAGTTGTTGCTGCTCATATATGGAGATGTGCATCCAAGGCTCGTGAATCTGGTGAGAACCACCCAACCCTAGTTACTTTTAGTGTTAATTTTCGCAATAGATTGAATCCTCCTCTCCCTCAGAATTATTTTGGGAATGCTCTGGCAAAAGTAGTGACACCCGAATGTTATGAGGGAGATATCATATCAAACCCATTAGGTTTTGCTGCTCAAAAGATAAGGGAAGCAGCTCAAATGGTTACGGATGAGTCTATAAGGTCACAACTACATGCTAGTTTAGGCCAAGGGCAACTGAATCACATAAGGGCTTTTTTCACGGGACATGCACACAGTATTAATATTCCTTTTGATGTGAATCATAGCATTTTCCTCACAAGCTGGATGAACATGCCAGTGTATGAATCAGATTTTGGTTGGGAAAAGCCTTTGCATTTTGGTATAGTAAGTCGGGCTCAAGTAGATAGGGCAACCATTCTTCCAAGCCCTGATGGGGATGGTGTTGTTATCACTATATTTTTCCAGACAGCACTTATGGAGCTTTTCTTAAAGTTCTTCTTCGAGGATATGGATAATATGGAGATATGA